In Acropora palmata chromosome 7, jaAcrPala1.3, whole genome shotgun sequence, one genomic interval encodes:
- the LOC141886131 gene encoding uncharacterized protein LOC141886131 isoform X4, with amino-acid sequence MQNVGAVVDQLRIEIKDKQMQKGKKKEKLPASTRRRKKARSKRTKSTDNSRAVEQRKERSRDAARSRRGKENAQFDELAKLLPLPSAITSQLDKASIVRLTISYLNMRQFNIHKQSRGHRLRSSGSFPSETSTSPPSDTDVDILFTSSGISSPNSPATSPTIVPGPSSGSVVPYNPGDITLQDLAANSGIFLLQALDGFLLVLSSEGKVLYVSETVSNHLGLSQVELTGSNISNYIHHEDHTDLFGMLESAREEVEHPNDQPGSRAYTDNIPFFGGEQPFNNSDDVPDKEKPKSFFMRMKCTLVRRGGSYTKSSGFKVIHCMGRMRRYQAKGIPEAKYAFVTIGQPLPTMNINELPLECDMFVSRVNMDLKIVYCEGRIHKFMDYFARDIVGISAYDFYHANDVTAIQGHHAKFLSKGQVLTKYYRWMNKNGGWVWMQTKASLIPHPTNPDLKQMLCLNYIVSEVEHRGVVLGMTQLEDKPQLESRSYITEVENEADDTGELKDAQYDEEVMVYPKWHENSDKLLPKPTVMDTLALSRTGYPKTTDIGPPMTDEVFTTMADSLTKVSAVTSLSKRYSAKANEGSASTLDEDFEDLEEILGNLNKIDCEIVNFVANGTDTSSSTAAPLPEASLDNMLRGNWMGGVSSNGAVLSGTMLGAPKMELDESMNFNEQTSQAIGIPSQPIGNLPVGSYPDDVKPGLISLDGEPMFQVPNSKRRAVNNPCMFNNASSTVVRNVQPNGSQQRYVSSSSNVPVAGSLQELPGTGSTNNLGTSVVSVRIPAYVSNQPVNVIERRGPVEGSVMDSTTSMGSQTMDAKESQLQFAQLLKEVLPDSISYSDEYVVDLVDEMMIDREDQSQRIENDQRLASLLQQGNLVQPDVFIKQEVVTPTMAQQTFAYPTVSNSVARQQCQPPLPSSSFTSTSNANGDEGMFVGSPHGSQNGTVTNHGSLGNFQNGNVQFSSQEDSNMNFLNSLSNLTRLPGNASWNSNLLPKQNAQQQDLRTFVQNANNVSTPVQSPASGLLPSRYSMVPQNGSRLPHGNALDVNISRNMSELDCLLQTGQLPTSSYQNINGAGLLLNNQTFVNMNRKL; translated from the exons AGCTGTTGAACAGCGGAAAGAGAGATCTCGAGATGCTGCTAGAAGCAGGCGAGGGAAAGAGAATGCTCAGTTTGATGAGCTGGCCAAGCTACTTCCTCTACCAAGTGCCATCACATCTCAGCTGGACAAGGCATCCATTGTGCGCTTGACGATCAGTTATCTGAACATGAGGCAGTTTAATATTCACAAACAAA GCAGGGGACACCGCTTGCGATCATCAGGTTCATTTCCATCAGAAACTTCCACTTCACCCCCTTCTGACACTGATGTGG ATATTCTTTTTACAAGTTCGGGAATTTCGTCTCCAAACTCACCTGCCACGTCGCCAACAATCGTCCCTGGGCCCTCATCAG GTTCAGTTGTTCCCTATAACCCAGGTGATATAACTCTTCAAGACCTTGCTGCAAACAGTGGCATATTTCTTTTGCAA GCTTTAGATGGCTTCTTGCTTGTACTGTCCAGTGAAGGGAAAGTTTTGTATGTCTCAGAGACAGTGTCAAATCATCTTGGATTGTCACAG GTGGAGTTAACTGGAAGTAATATATCTAACTACATTCATCATGAGGACCACACAGATCTTTTTGGAATGTTGGAGTCAGCGAGGGAGGAAGTTGAACACCCAAATGACCAACCAGGTTCTAGAGCTTACACTGACAATATTCCATTCTTTGGCGGTGAACAGC CCTTTAATAACAGTGATGATGTCCCTGataaagaaaaaccaaagtCATTCTTCATGCGCATGAAATGTACTCTTGTTCGACGAGGTGGATCCTACACCAAATCTTCTGGGTTTAAG GTTATCCACTGCATGGGTCGAATGAGACGATACCAAGCGAAGGGCATTCCTGAAGCCAAGTATGCTTTTGTGACCATAGGACAACCATTGCCTACAATGAACATCAACGAGCTGCCGCTTGAGTGCGACATGTTTGTGAGTCGAGTCAACATGGATTTGAAGATTGTGTATTGTGAAGGAAG AATTCACAAGTTTATGGATTATTTTGCGAGAGACATTGTTGGGATCTCTGCATACGATTTCTACCACGCCAATGACGTTACAGCCATTCAAGGACATCATGCAAAAT TTTTATCCAAGGGTCAGGTTCTCACGAAGTACTACCGATGGATGAACAAAAATGGTGGTTGGGTTTGGATGCAAACAAAAGCATCTTTAATTCCACACCCAACGAATCCAGATTTGAAACAAATGTTATGCCTAAACTACATCGTCAG TGAAGTGGAACATCGAGGTGTCGTCCTTGGAATGACGCAGTTGGAAGACAAACCACAGCTGGAATCCAGATCTTATATCACGGAAGTGGAAAACGAGGCTGACGATACGGGAGAATTGAAAGATGCTCAGTATGATGAAGAAGTGATGGTGTATCCTAAGTGGCATGAAAATT ctgACAAACTCTTACCTAAACCAACAGTCATGGACACACTGGCCTTGTCACGCACAGGTTACCCGAAGACAACTGACATCGGTCCCCCTATGACAGATGAGGTTTTCACCACAATGGCTGATTCCTTGACTAAAGTTTCCGCTGTCACCTCTTTGAGCAAGAGATACAGTGCGAAGGCCAACGAGGGATCGGCCAGTACACTAGACGAGGATTTTGAAGATCTTGAGGAGATTCTCGGAAACTTAAACAAAATAGATTGTGAAATTGTCAACTTTGTGGCAAATGGAACGGATACGTCGTCGTCGACAGCTGCCCCGCTTCCTGAGGCCAGCCTCGATAACATGCTAAGAGGTAACTGGATGGGCGGGGTCTCCTCTAATGGTGCCGTTCTCAGCGGGACCATGTTGGGAGCCCCAAAAATGGAGTTAGACGAAAGTATGAATTTCAACGAACAGACTTCGCAGGCAATCGGCATACCCAGTCAGCCAATCGGCAATTTGCCCGTGGGCAGTTATCCGGACGATGTCAAACCCGGTTTGATTTCATTGGATGGGGAGCCCATGTTCCAGGTGCCGAACTCCAAGAGGCGCGCTGTCAACAACCCCTGTATGTTCAACAACGCGTCTTCGACTGTGGTCAGAAACGTGCAGCCAAATGGTTCACAACAGCGTTATGTCAGTAGCTCGTCAAATGTCCCTGTGGCTGGAAGTTTGCAAGAACTGCCAGGTACGGGAAGCACGAACAACTTGGGTACATCTGTCGTTTCAGTGAGAATCCCGGCTTATGTCTCAAACCAACCGGTTAACGTGATTGAAAGACGAGGCCCGGTCGAGGGATCCGTCATGGACTCCACGACGTCTATGGGTTCACAGACGATGGATGCAAAAGAATCACAACTGCAATTTGCCCAACTTCTGAAAGAAGTTCTTCCTGATAGCATCTCCTACAGCGATGAGTATGTTGTCGATTTGGTCGACGAAATGATGATCGATCGGGAAGATCAGAGTCAAAGAATAGAGAACGACCAGAGGCTTGCTTCACTTCTGCAGCAAGGAAATCTTGTGCAACCTGACGTCTTCATCAAACAGGAGGTTGTCACGCCAACAATGGCTCAGCAAACGTTTGCATATCCAACTGTATCCAACAGTGTGGCACGGCAGCAGTGTCAGCCCCCATTGCCGTCAAGCTCCTTTACATCAACAAGTAACGCCAATGGAGACGAAGGCATGTTTGTGGGTTCTCCTCACGGATCGCAAAATGGAACAGTCACCAACCACGGCTCGCTTGGCAATTTTCAGAACGGTAACGTGCAGTTTTCAAGTCAAGAAGACAGTAACATGAACTTTTTGAACTCTTTGTCAAACCTCACCAGACTGCCTGGCAATGCATCGTGGAATTCGAATCTGTTGCCAAAGCAAAATGCACAACAACAGGACTTGAGGACTTTCGTGCAAAACGCCAACAACGTCTCCACGCCAGTCCAAAGCCCTGCTTCTGGGTTGCTACCTTCCAGATACAGCATGGTACCACAGAACGGCTCCAGATTGCCCCATGGCAATGCTCTCGACGTAAACATCTCGCGAAACATGAGTGAACTCGACTGTCTGTTGCAGACAGGCCAACTGCCTACGTCAAGCTACCAGAACATTAACGGAGCAGGCTTACTTCTCAACAACCAAACCTTTGTGAATATGAACCGAAAACTCTGA
- the LOC141886131 gene encoding uncharacterized protein LOC141886131 isoform X3, whose amino-acid sequence MPHSISAVGQTNNRHLASVCLHQPLELQFHQDGFALQVVFIALKTGKLVVEDLVVFYLNEFAAMPPVKRLQQKPRTKSTDNSRAVEQRKERSRDAARSRRGKENAQFDELAKLLPLPSAITSQLDKASIVRLTISYLNMRQFNIHKQSRGHRLRSSGSFPSETSTSPPSDTDVGSVVPYNPGDITLQDLAANSGIFLLQALDGFLLVLSSEGKVLYVSETVSNHLGLSQVELTGSNISNYIHHEDHTDLFGMLESAREEVEHPNDQPGSRAYTDNIPFFGGEQPFNNSDDVPDKEKPKSFFMRMKCTLVRRGGSYTKSSGFKVIHCMGRMRRYQAKGIPEAKYAFVTIGQPLPTMNINELPLECDMFVSRVNMDLKIVYCEGRIHKFMDYFARDIVGISAYDFYHANDVTAIQGHHAKFLSKGQVLTKYYRWMNKNGGWVWMQTKASLIPHPTNPDLKQMLCLNYIVSEVEHRGVVLGMTQLEDKPQLESRSYITEVENEADDTGELKDAQYDEEVMVYPKWHENSDKLLPKPTVMDTLALSRTGYPKTTDIGPPMTDEVFTTMADSLTKVSAVTSLSKRYSAKANEGSASTLDEDFEDLEEILGNLNKIDCEIVNFVANGTDTSSSTAAPLPEASLDNMLRGNWMGGVSSNGAVLSGTMLGAPKMELDESMNFNEQTSQAIGIPSQPIGNLPVGSYPDDVKPGLISLDGEPMFQVPNSKRRAVNNPCMFNNASSTVVRNVQPNGSQQRYVSSSSNVPVAGSLQELPGTGSTNNLGTSVVSVRIPAYVSNQPVNVIERRGPVEGSVMDSTTSMGSQTMDAKESQLQFAQLLKEVLPDSISYSDEYVVDLVDEMMIDREDQSQRIENDQRLASLLQQGNLVQPDVFIKQEVVTPTMAQQTFAYPTVSNSVARQQCQPPLPSSSFTSTSNANGDEGMFVGSPHGSQNGTVTNHGSLGNFQNGNVQFSSQEDSNMNFLNSLSNLTRLPGNASWNSNLLPKQNAQQQDLRTFVQNANNVSTPVQSPASGLLPSRYSMVPQNGSRLPHGNALDVNISRNMSELDCLLQTGQLPTSSYQNINGAGLLLNNQTFVNMNRKL is encoded by the exons AGCTGTTGAACAGCGGAAAGAGAGATCTCGAGATGCTGCTAGAAGCAGGCGAGGGAAAGAGAATGCTCAGTTTGATGAGCTGGCCAAGCTACTTCCTCTACCAAGTGCCATCACATCTCAGCTGGACAAGGCATCCATTGTGCGCTTGACGATCAGTTATCTGAACATGAGGCAGTTTAATATTCACAAACAAA GCAGGGGACACCGCTTGCGATCATCAGGTTCATTTCCATCAGAAACTTCCACTTCACCCCCTTCTGACACTGATGTGG GTTCAGTTGTTCCCTATAACCCAGGTGATATAACTCTTCAAGACCTTGCTGCAAACAGTGGCATATTTCTTTTGCAA GCTTTAGATGGCTTCTTGCTTGTACTGTCCAGTGAAGGGAAAGTTTTGTATGTCTCAGAGACAGTGTCAAATCATCTTGGATTGTCACAG GTGGAGTTAACTGGAAGTAATATATCTAACTACATTCATCATGAGGACCACACAGATCTTTTTGGAATGTTGGAGTCAGCGAGGGAGGAAGTTGAACACCCAAATGACCAACCAGGTTCTAGAGCTTACACTGACAATATTCCATTCTTTGGCGGTGAACAGC CCTTTAATAACAGTGATGATGTCCCTGataaagaaaaaccaaagtCATTCTTCATGCGCATGAAATGTACTCTTGTTCGACGAGGTGGATCCTACACCAAATCTTCTGGGTTTAAG GTTATCCACTGCATGGGTCGAATGAGACGATACCAAGCGAAGGGCATTCCTGAAGCCAAGTATGCTTTTGTGACCATAGGACAACCATTGCCTACAATGAACATCAACGAGCTGCCGCTTGAGTGCGACATGTTTGTGAGTCGAGTCAACATGGATTTGAAGATTGTGTATTGTGAAGGAAG AATTCACAAGTTTATGGATTATTTTGCGAGAGACATTGTTGGGATCTCTGCATACGATTTCTACCACGCCAATGACGTTACAGCCATTCAAGGACATCATGCAAAAT TTTTATCCAAGGGTCAGGTTCTCACGAAGTACTACCGATGGATGAACAAAAATGGTGGTTGGGTTTGGATGCAAACAAAAGCATCTTTAATTCCACACCCAACGAATCCAGATTTGAAACAAATGTTATGCCTAAACTACATCGTCAG TGAAGTGGAACATCGAGGTGTCGTCCTTGGAATGACGCAGTTGGAAGACAAACCACAGCTGGAATCCAGATCTTATATCACGGAAGTGGAAAACGAGGCTGACGATACGGGAGAATTGAAAGATGCTCAGTATGATGAAGAAGTGATGGTGTATCCTAAGTGGCATGAAAATT ctgACAAACTCTTACCTAAACCAACAGTCATGGACACACTGGCCTTGTCACGCACAGGTTACCCGAAGACAACTGACATCGGTCCCCCTATGACAGATGAGGTTTTCACCACAATGGCTGATTCCTTGACTAAAGTTTCCGCTGTCACCTCTTTGAGCAAGAGATACAGTGCGAAGGCCAACGAGGGATCGGCCAGTACACTAGACGAGGATTTTGAAGATCTTGAGGAGATTCTCGGAAACTTAAACAAAATAGATTGTGAAATTGTCAACTTTGTGGCAAATGGAACGGATACGTCGTCGTCGACAGCTGCCCCGCTTCCTGAGGCCAGCCTCGATAACATGCTAAGAGGTAACTGGATGGGCGGGGTCTCCTCTAATGGTGCCGTTCTCAGCGGGACCATGTTGGGAGCCCCAAAAATGGAGTTAGACGAAAGTATGAATTTCAACGAACAGACTTCGCAGGCAATCGGCATACCCAGTCAGCCAATCGGCAATTTGCCCGTGGGCAGTTATCCGGACGATGTCAAACCCGGTTTGATTTCATTGGATGGGGAGCCCATGTTCCAGGTGCCGAACTCCAAGAGGCGCGCTGTCAACAACCCCTGTATGTTCAACAACGCGTCTTCGACTGTGGTCAGAAACGTGCAGCCAAATGGTTCACAACAGCGTTATGTCAGTAGCTCGTCAAATGTCCCTGTGGCTGGAAGTTTGCAAGAACTGCCAGGTACGGGAAGCACGAACAACTTGGGTACATCTGTCGTTTCAGTGAGAATCCCGGCTTATGTCTCAAACCAACCGGTTAACGTGATTGAAAGACGAGGCCCGGTCGAGGGATCCGTCATGGACTCCACGACGTCTATGGGTTCACAGACGATGGATGCAAAAGAATCACAACTGCAATTTGCCCAACTTCTGAAAGAAGTTCTTCCTGATAGCATCTCCTACAGCGATGAGTATGTTGTCGATTTGGTCGACGAAATGATGATCGATCGGGAAGATCAGAGTCAAAGAATAGAGAACGACCAGAGGCTTGCTTCACTTCTGCAGCAAGGAAATCTTGTGCAACCTGACGTCTTCATCAAACAGGAGGTTGTCACGCCAACAATGGCTCAGCAAACGTTTGCATATCCAACTGTATCCAACAGTGTGGCACGGCAGCAGTGTCAGCCCCCATTGCCGTCAAGCTCCTTTACATCAACAAGTAACGCCAATGGAGACGAAGGCATGTTTGTGGGTTCTCCTCACGGATCGCAAAATGGAACAGTCACCAACCACGGCTCGCTTGGCAATTTTCAGAACGGTAACGTGCAGTTTTCAAGTCAAGAAGACAGTAACATGAACTTTTTGAACTCTTTGTCAAACCTCACCAGACTGCCTGGCAATGCATCGTGGAATTCGAATCTGTTGCCAAAGCAAAATGCACAACAACAGGACTTGAGGACTTTCGTGCAAAACGCCAACAACGTCTCCACGCCAGTCCAAAGCCCTGCTTCTGGGTTGCTACCTTCCAGATACAGCATGGTACCACAGAACGGCTCCAGATTGCCCCATGGCAATGCTCTCGACGTAAACATCTCGCGAAACATGAGTGAACTCGACTGTCTGTTGCAGACAGGCCAACTGCCTACGTCAAGCTACCAGAACATTAACGGAGCAGGCTTACTTCTCAACAACCAAACCTTTGTGAATATGAACCGAAAACTCTGA
- the LOC141886131 gene encoding uncharacterized protein LOC141886131 isoform X2, whose protein sequence is MLNATINPSMQNVGAVVDQLRIEIKDKQMQKGKKKEKLPASTRRRKKARSKRTKSTDNSRAVEQRKERSRDAARSRRGKENAQFDELAKLLPLPSAITSQLDKASIVRLTISYLNMRQFNIHKQSRGHRLRSSGSFPSETSTSPPSDTDVDILFTSSGISSPNSPATSPTIVPGPSSGSVVPYNPGDITLQDLAANSGIFLLQALDGFLLVLSSEGKVLYVSETVSNHLGLSQVELTGSNISNYIHHEDHTDLFGMLESAREEVEHPNDQPGSRAYTDNIPFFGGEQPFNNSDDVPDKEKPKSFFMRMKCTLVRRGGSYTKSSGFKVIHCMGRMRRYQAKGIPEAKYAFVTIGQPLPTMNINELPLECDMFVSRVNMDLKIVYCEGRIHKFMDYFARDIVGISAYDFYHANDVTAIQGHHAKFLSKGQVLTKYYRWMNKNGGWVWMQTKASLIPHPTNPDLKQMLCLNYIVSEVEHRGVVLGMTQLEDKPQLESRSYITEVENEADDTGELKDAQYDEEVMVYPKWHENSDKLLPKPTVMDTLALSRTGYPKTTDIGPPMTDEVFTTMADSLTKVSAVTSLSKRYSAKANEGSASTLDEDFEDLEEILGNLNKIDCEIVNFVANGTDTSSSTAAPLPEASLDNMLRGNWMGGVSSNGAVLSGTMLGAPKMELDESMNFNEQTSQAIGIPSQPIGNLPVGSYPDDVKPGLISLDGEPMFQVPNSKRRAVNNPCMFNNASSTVVRNVQPNGSQQRYVSSSSNVPVAGSLQELPGTGSTNNLGTSVVSVRIPAYVSNQPVNVIERRGPVEGSVMDSTTSMGSQTMDAKESQLQFAQLLKEVLPDSISYSDEYVVDLVDEMMIDREDQSQRIENDQRLASLLQQGNLVQPDVFIKQEVVTPTMAQQTFAYPTVSNSVARQQCQPPLPSSSFTSTSNANGDEGMFVGSPHGSQNGTVTNHGSLGNFQNGNVQFSSQEDSNMNFLNSLSNLTRLPGNASWNSNLLPKQNAQQQDLRTFVQNANNVSTPVQSPASGLLPSRYSMVPQNGSRLPHGNALDVNISRNMSELDCLLQTGQLPTSSYQNINGAGLLLNNQTFVNMNRKL, encoded by the exons AGCTGTTGAACAGCGGAAAGAGAGATCTCGAGATGCTGCTAGAAGCAGGCGAGGGAAAGAGAATGCTCAGTTTGATGAGCTGGCCAAGCTACTTCCTCTACCAAGTGCCATCACATCTCAGCTGGACAAGGCATCCATTGTGCGCTTGACGATCAGTTATCTGAACATGAGGCAGTTTAATATTCACAAACAAA GCAGGGGACACCGCTTGCGATCATCAGGTTCATTTCCATCAGAAACTTCCACTTCACCCCCTTCTGACACTGATGTGG ATATTCTTTTTACAAGTTCGGGAATTTCGTCTCCAAACTCACCTGCCACGTCGCCAACAATCGTCCCTGGGCCCTCATCAG GTTCAGTTGTTCCCTATAACCCAGGTGATATAACTCTTCAAGACCTTGCTGCAAACAGTGGCATATTTCTTTTGCAA GCTTTAGATGGCTTCTTGCTTGTACTGTCCAGTGAAGGGAAAGTTTTGTATGTCTCAGAGACAGTGTCAAATCATCTTGGATTGTCACAG GTGGAGTTAACTGGAAGTAATATATCTAACTACATTCATCATGAGGACCACACAGATCTTTTTGGAATGTTGGAGTCAGCGAGGGAGGAAGTTGAACACCCAAATGACCAACCAGGTTCTAGAGCTTACACTGACAATATTCCATTCTTTGGCGGTGAACAGC CCTTTAATAACAGTGATGATGTCCCTGataaagaaaaaccaaagtCATTCTTCATGCGCATGAAATGTACTCTTGTTCGACGAGGTGGATCCTACACCAAATCTTCTGGGTTTAAG GTTATCCACTGCATGGGTCGAATGAGACGATACCAAGCGAAGGGCATTCCTGAAGCCAAGTATGCTTTTGTGACCATAGGACAACCATTGCCTACAATGAACATCAACGAGCTGCCGCTTGAGTGCGACATGTTTGTGAGTCGAGTCAACATGGATTTGAAGATTGTGTATTGTGAAGGAAG AATTCACAAGTTTATGGATTATTTTGCGAGAGACATTGTTGGGATCTCTGCATACGATTTCTACCACGCCAATGACGTTACAGCCATTCAAGGACATCATGCAAAAT TTTTATCCAAGGGTCAGGTTCTCACGAAGTACTACCGATGGATGAACAAAAATGGTGGTTGGGTTTGGATGCAAACAAAAGCATCTTTAATTCCACACCCAACGAATCCAGATTTGAAACAAATGTTATGCCTAAACTACATCGTCAG TGAAGTGGAACATCGAGGTGTCGTCCTTGGAATGACGCAGTTGGAAGACAAACCACAGCTGGAATCCAGATCTTATATCACGGAAGTGGAAAACGAGGCTGACGATACGGGAGAATTGAAAGATGCTCAGTATGATGAAGAAGTGATGGTGTATCCTAAGTGGCATGAAAATT ctgACAAACTCTTACCTAAACCAACAGTCATGGACACACTGGCCTTGTCACGCACAGGTTACCCGAAGACAACTGACATCGGTCCCCCTATGACAGATGAGGTTTTCACCACAATGGCTGATTCCTTGACTAAAGTTTCCGCTGTCACCTCTTTGAGCAAGAGATACAGTGCGAAGGCCAACGAGGGATCGGCCAGTACACTAGACGAGGATTTTGAAGATCTTGAGGAGATTCTCGGAAACTTAAACAAAATAGATTGTGAAATTGTCAACTTTGTGGCAAATGGAACGGATACGTCGTCGTCGACAGCTGCCCCGCTTCCTGAGGCCAGCCTCGATAACATGCTAAGAGGTAACTGGATGGGCGGGGTCTCCTCTAATGGTGCCGTTCTCAGCGGGACCATGTTGGGAGCCCCAAAAATGGAGTTAGACGAAAGTATGAATTTCAACGAACAGACTTCGCAGGCAATCGGCATACCCAGTCAGCCAATCGGCAATTTGCCCGTGGGCAGTTATCCGGACGATGTCAAACCCGGTTTGATTTCATTGGATGGGGAGCCCATGTTCCAGGTGCCGAACTCCAAGAGGCGCGCTGTCAACAACCCCTGTATGTTCAACAACGCGTCTTCGACTGTGGTCAGAAACGTGCAGCCAAATGGTTCACAACAGCGTTATGTCAGTAGCTCGTCAAATGTCCCTGTGGCTGGAAGTTTGCAAGAACTGCCAGGTACGGGAAGCACGAACAACTTGGGTACATCTGTCGTTTCAGTGAGAATCCCGGCTTATGTCTCAAACCAACCGGTTAACGTGATTGAAAGACGAGGCCCGGTCGAGGGATCCGTCATGGACTCCACGACGTCTATGGGTTCACAGACGATGGATGCAAAAGAATCACAACTGCAATTTGCCCAACTTCTGAAAGAAGTTCTTCCTGATAGCATCTCCTACAGCGATGAGTATGTTGTCGATTTGGTCGACGAAATGATGATCGATCGGGAAGATCAGAGTCAAAGAATAGAGAACGACCAGAGGCTTGCTTCACTTCTGCAGCAAGGAAATCTTGTGCAACCTGACGTCTTCATCAAACAGGAGGTTGTCACGCCAACAATGGCTCAGCAAACGTTTGCATATCCAACTGTATCCAACAGTGTGGCACGGCAGCAGTGTCAGCCCCCATTGCCGTCAAGCTCCTTTACATCAACAAGTAACGCCAATGGAGACGAAGGCATGTTTGTGGGTTCTCCTCACGGATCGCAAAATGGAACAGTCACCAACCACGGCTCGCTTGGCAATTTTCAGAACGGTAACGTGCAGTTTTCAAGTCAAGAAGACAGTAACATGAACTTTTTGAACTCTTTGTCAAACCTCACCAGACTGCCTGGCAATGCATCGTGGAATTCGAATCTGTTGCCAAAGCAAAATGCACAACAACAGGACTTGAGGACTTTCGTGCAAAACGCCAACAACGTCTCCACGCCAGTCCAAAGCCCTGCTTCTGGGTTGCTACCTTCCAGATACAGCATGGTACCACAGAACGGCTCCAGATTGCCCCATGGCAATGCTCTCGACGTAAACATCTCGCGAAACATGAGTGAACTCGACTGTCTGTTGCAGACAGGCCAACTGCCTACGTCAAGCTACCAGAACATTAACGGAGCAGGCTTACTTCTCAACAACCAAACCTTTGTGAATATGAACCGAAAACTCTGA